The proteins below are encoded in one region of Alosa sapidissima isolate fAloSap1 chromosome 24, fAloSap1.pri, whole genome shotgun sequence:
- the LOC121700111 gene encoding serine protease 27-like codes for MSVWRVVVVALVLFFEAQVVSAQLDVCVQAPLNRIGGGQDARVGAWPWQVSLHRGDHSCGGSLITKDWVITSAHCFLR; via the exons ATGAGTGTGTGGAGAGTTGTGGTTGTGGCCCTGGTTTTATTCTTCGAGGCTCAAG TTGTGTCAGCGCAGTTAGACG tTTGTGTGCAAGCTCCCCTCAACCGCATAGGGGGTGGACAGGATGCTCGGGTGGGAGCATGGCCATGGCAGGTCAGCCTACACCGCGGTGACCACTCCTGTGGGGGGTCTCTCATCACCAAGGACTGGGTGATTACTTCTGCACACTGCTTTCTCAGGTGA
- the LOC121700105 gene encoding chymotrypsinogen B-like, whose protein sequence is MSVWRAVCVAVVLYLNAQDVSAQLNVCGQAPLNDRIVGGQDAKAGAWPWMASLHRASHFCGGSLITKDWVMTAAHCFPSTSTAGLVVYLGRQYQEGSVNPNMVSSKVLSIIKHPSYNDITNDNDIALLRLATSVTFTNYIRPVCLAAADSTFDSGTKTWITGWGTTASGVSLPYPGTLQEVQIPVVAELDCRTAYYPHAAITNNMMCAGLLGQGGKDSCQGDSGGPMVVKQDSVWVQAGIVSFGIRCAMAEFPGVYARVSQFESWINSTITTDRPGYVTTGGAGSAGGSPSLLTGLLTISLYLLISA, encoded by the exons ATGAGTGTgtggagagctgtgtgtgtggccgtggtCTTGTATCTCAATGCTCAAG aTGTGTCAGCGCAATTAAACG ttTGTGGACAAGCACCTCTCAATGACCGTATAGTGGGTGGGCAGGACGCGAAAGCAGGCGCGTGGCCATGGATGGCCAGCCTACACCGAGCCAGCCACTTCTGTGGGGGGTCCCTCATCACCAAGGACTGGGTTATGACGGCTGCACATTGCTTCCCCAG CACGAGCACCGCTGGCCTGGTCGTCTACCTGGGTCGACAGTATCAGGAGGGCAGTGTTAACCCTAACATGGTTTCCAGTAAAGTCCTAAGTATAATCAAACATCCCAGTTACAATGACATCACCAACGATAATGACATCGCCCTCCTCCGTCTTGCCACCTCTGTCACCTTTACCAACTACATCCGCCCCGTCTGCCTGGCAGCAGCCGACAGCACCTTCGACTCTGGCACCAAGACATGGATCACCGGATGGGGAACCACCGCATCAGGCg tctCTTTGCCCTATCCAGGGACGCTGCAGGAGGTGCAAATTCCAGTGGTGGCAGAGTTAGACTGCCGTACGGCTTATTACCCTCATGCTGCTATCACTAACAACATGATGTGTGCTGGATTACTAGGACAGGGAGGCAAGGACTCCTGCCAG ggagaCTCCGGCGGCCCGATGGTGGTTAAACAGGACTCTGTGTGGGTCCAGGCAGGGATTGTGAGTTTCGGCATTCGCTGCGCCATGGCGGAATTCCCTGGAGTGTACGCACGTGTCTCCCAGTTTGAAAGCTGGATCAACTCCACAATCACCACAGACCGTCCAGGCTATGTCACTACCGGTGGAGCCGGCAGTGCTGGAGGGTCCCCTAGCCTCCTCACAGGCCTCCTTACCATCTCGCTCTACCTCCTCATCTCTGCCTGA